From one Bradyrhizobium sp. Ash2021 genomic stretch:
- the gyrA gene encoding DNA gyrase subunit A, which produces MSDPEDTQPGEPPASSDIRPVSILDEMKRSYLDYAMSVIVARALPDARDGLKPVHRRILYSMYEQGHTPDKKYVKSARVVGDVIGKYHPHGDQSIYDAMVRMAQDFSMRVPLIDGQGNFGSVDGDPPAAYRYTEARLTKSALAVLGDIDKDTVDFQPNYDGSENEPSVLPAKFPNLLVNGAGGIAVGMATNIPPHNLGEVIDACVALIEDPALGIDELINIVPGPDFPTGGIILGRQGIRSAYHLGRGSIVMRGKVTIDTIRKDREAIIITEIPYQVNKATMVERIAELVKEKRIEGIADLRDESDRDGFRVVVELKREAMADVVLNQLYRFTPLQSNFPANILALDQGRPQTMNLKDLLTLFIAFREQVVTRRTKFLLNKARDRAHILVGLAIAVANIDEIIRVIRTSPDPSTARDTLMSRDWPARDVEAMITLIDDPRHRMAADGTARLSMEQAKAILDLRLQRLTALGREEISEELDKLAIEIADYLDILRSRARVQAIIKTELAEVKNEFATPRKTVIIEQEGEVEDEDLIQREDMVVMVSHAGYVKRVPLSAYRAQRRGGKGRSGMQTRDEDFVSRLFVASTHTPVLFFSSRGQVYKEKVWRLPVAAPNGRGKALINILPLEQGERITTIMPLPEDESSWANLDVMFATTGGTVRRNKLSDFVDVRRSGIIAMKLGEGEAIVDVQICTERDDVLLTAAGGQCIRFPVADVRVFTGRTSMGVRGIALADGDTLISLSILRHVEATSDERSAYLKMRRAVAGEVGAEEPADAEAEETSGSLQLSQERYADMSAQEQVVLTVSVNGYGKRTSSFEYRTTGRGGKGIVAMSVNNRNGKLVASFPVEDSDQIMLVTDKGQLIRCPVEGIRIAGRSTQGVIVFDTAEDEHVVSVEHIGDDGESGENGNGH; this is translated from the coding sequence TTGTCTGACCCTGAAGATACCCAGCCCGGCGAGCCGCCGGCGTCCTCCGATATTCGTCCCGTTTCCATTCTCGACGAGATGAAGCGCTCCTACCTCGATTACGCCATGAGCGTGATCGTGGCGCGGGCGCTGCCGGATGCACGCGACGGGCTCAAGCCCGTGCATCGGCGGATCCTGTACTCGATGTACGAGCAGGGCCACACGCCGGATAAGAAGTACGTCAAGTCCGCGCGCGTCGTCGGTGACGTCATCGGTAAATATCATCCGCACGGCGACCAGTCGATTTACGACGCAATGGTGCGGATGGCGCAGGACTTCTCGATGCGAGTCCCATTGATCGACGGGCAGGGTAATTTCGGCTCGGTCGATGGCGATCCTCCGGCGGCCTATCGATATACCGAAGCGCGTCTGACCAAATCGGCGCTCGCGGTGCTCGGCGACATCGACAAGGACACGGTCGATTTTCAGCCGAACTATGACGGTTCGGAAAATGAGCCGTCGGTTCTGCCGGCGAAGTTCCCAAATCTTCTGGTCAACGGTGCCGGCGGCATCGCGGTCGGCATGGCGACCAACATTCCGCCGCACAATTTGGGCGAAGTGATCGACGCCTGCGTGGCGCTGATCGAAGATCCCGCGCTTGGCATCGACGAGCTCATCAATATCGTTCCGGGACCGGACTTTCCGACCGGCGGCATCATCCTGGGGCGCCAAGGCATCCGTTCGGCCTATCATCTCGGGCGCGGCTCGATCGTGATGCGCGGCAAGGTCACGATCGACACCATCCGCAAGGATCGCGAAGCGATCATCATCACCGAGATCCCGTATCAGGTGAATAAGGCCACCATGGTCGAGCGCATCGCCGAACTGGTGAAAGAGAAGAGGATCGAGGGCATCGCGGATCTGCGCGACGAGTCCGACCGCGACGGGTTTCGCGTCGTGGTCGAGCTGAAGCGCGAGGCGATGGCCGATGTGGTGCTGAACCAGCTCTATCGCTTCACGCCGCTGCAGAGCAATTTTCCGGCCAACATCCTGGCGCTGGATCAGGGCCGGCCGCAGACGATGAATCTGAAGGACCTGCTGACGCTGTTCATCGCGTTCCGCGAGCAGGTGGTAACGCGCCGTACCAAATTCCTGCTCAACAAGGCCCGCGACCGCGCCCATATCCTGGTCGGCCTCGCCATTGCGGTCGCCAATATCGACGAGATCATTCGCGTGATCCGCACCTCGCCCGATCCGTCCACCGCGCGCGATACCCTGATGTCGCGCGACTGGCCGGCCAGGGACGTCGAGGCGATGATCACGCTGATCGACGATCCCCGGCACCGGATGGCCGCGGACGGCACCGCGCGGCTGTCGATGGAGCAGGCAAAGGCCATCCTCGATCTCCGCCTGCAGCGGCTGACCGCGCTCGGCCGCGAGGAAATCTCCGAAGAACTCGACAAGCTGGCGATCGAAATCGCCGATTATCTCGACATCCTGCGCTCGCGCGCGCGCGTCCAGGCGATCATCAAGACCGAACTCGCCGAAGTGAAGAACGAGTTCGCCACCCCGCGCAAAACCGTCATCATCGAGCAGGAGGGCGAGGTCGAGGACGAGGACCTGATTCAGCGCGAGGACATGGTGGTCATGGTCTCGCATGCCGGCTACGTCAAGCGCGTGCCGCTCTCGGCCTACCGGGCGCAGCGGCGCGGCGGCAAGGGCCGCTCGGGCATGCAGACCCGCGACGAGGATTTTGTCAGCCGGCTGTTCGTGGCCTCGACCCATACACCGGTGCTGTTCTTCTCCTCGCGCGGCCAGGTCTACAAGGAGAAGGTCTGGCGGCTGCCGGTGGCGGCGCCGAACGGCCGCGGCAAGGCGCTGATCAACATCCTGCCGCTGGAGCAGGGCGAGCGTATCACCACCATCATGCCGCTGCCCGAGGATGAATCCTCCTGGGCCAATCTCGACGTGATGTTTGCCACCACCGGCGGCACCGTCCGCCGCAACAAGCTGTCCGACTTCGTCGATGTCCGCCGCTCCGGCATCATCGCCATGAAGCTCGGGGAGGGGGAGGCGATCGTCGACGTGCAGATCTGCACCGAGCGCGACGACGTGCTTCTGACCGCCGCCGGCGGCCAGTGCATCCGTTTCCCCGTCGCCGATGTGCGCGTCTTCACCGGCCGCACCTCGATGGGCGTGCGCGGCATCGCGCTGGCAGACGGCGACACGCTGATCTCGCTGTCGATCCTGCGCCATGTCGAGGCGACCTCGGATGAGCGGTCGGCTTACCTGAAAATGCGCCGCGCCGTGGCCGGCGAGGTCGGTGCCGAAGAGCCGGCGGACGCTGAAGCCGAGGAGACGTCAGGTTCGCTCCAACTCTCCCAGGAACGCTATGCGGACATGTCGGCGCAGGAGCAGGTCGTGCTGACCGTCTCCGTCAACGGCTACGGCAAGCGCACCTCGTCGTTCGAATACCGCACCACCGGCCGCGGCGGCAAAGGCATCGTCGCGATGTCCGTCAACAACCGCAACGGCAAGCTGGTGGCGTCATTCCCGGTCGAGGATTCCGACCAGATCATGCTGGTGACCGACAAGGGTCAATTGATCCGCTGCCCGGTCGAGGGCATCCGGATCGCCGGCCGTTCGACCCAGGGCGTCATCGTGTTCGATACCGCCGAGGACGAGCATGTGGTCTCCGTCGAGCATATCGGCGATGACGGGGAGAGCGGCGAGAACGGCAACGGGCATTGA
- a CDS encoding KUP/HAK/KT family potassium transporter, whose amino-acid sequence MTSTPAIAAGHPSPLPLAATLGALGVVYGDIGTSPLYALKEAAKAAAHGGTVTQEDILGVVSLILWALILIISLKYALLILRADNRGEGGIVALLALLHARNARPGTWRAQLLVVGLVGAALLYGDGAITPAISVLSAIEGLKVDEPSLAPAVVPITIVILIGLFIMQKQGTGFIGRIFGPVMLAWFIVLAALGIHGIVKAPAVLEALSPLYAFEFLIHQDFHISFAILGAAFLAVTGGEAMYADMGHFGRFPIRLAWFAVCLPALLLNYFGQAGLLVSDPTAIDNPFFQLAPEWLHYPLVAFSALATVIASQAIISGVFSLTQQSIQLGFLPRMLIRHTTGDAIGQIYVPLVNWLLAAATLGAVLSFGSSDALAGAYGIAVSLLMAITTLLAALVAIQWGYSPFIVIAVNGFFFVIDVIFFAANSVKLFEGGWFPLLLAAFVAFLMLTWRSGVRLVERARGALRQPEEDLIETAINKCHARLSGTAVFLASSPKGVPLALTQFVKHNHVLHQRVVLVTVLIEESPRISDEERAEVIEVIPGITRVILHYGFMQYPTIYDGLILACKQGKLPGIDLTDITYYIGRETIIPREDVPGMWVWRESVFAFLQRNAERSAAFFGVPTKQVVEFGTEIEI is encoded by the coding sequence GTGACCAGTACGCCCGCCATCGCCGCCGGCCATCCAAGCCCACTCCCCCTCGCAGCAACGCTCGGCGCCCTCGGCGTCGTCTATGGCGACATAGGCACCAGCCCTCTCTATGCGCTGAAGGAAGCCGCCAAGGCCGCCGCCCATGGCGGAACGGTTACCCAGGAGGACATCCTCGGCGTGGTGTCCCTGATCCTGTGGGCGCTGATCCTGATCATTTCACTGAAATACGCCCTCCTGATCCTGCGCGCCGACAACCGCGGCGAAGGCGGCATCGTCGCGCTGCTCGCACTGCTCCACGCGCGCAATGCCCGGCCGGGGACGTGGCGCGCGCAGCTTCTGGTCGTCGGCCTTGTCGGCGCCGCGCTGCTTTACGGCGACGGCGCAATCACGCCGGCGATTTCGGTGCTGAGCGCGATCGAAGGTCTGAAGGTGGACGAGCCGTCGCTGGCGCCGGCCGTGGTGCCGATCACGATCGTCATTCTGATCGGTCTGTTCATCATGCAGAAGCAAGGCACCGGTTTCATCGGCCGGATCTTCGGCCCCGTGATGCTCGCATGGTTCATCGTTCTTGCGGCGCTCGGCATCCATGGCATCGTGAAGGCGCCGGCGGTGCTGGAAGCGCTGAGCCCGCTCTATGCGTTCGAATTCCTGATCCATCAGGATTTCCACATCAGCTTCGCCATCCTCGGCGCCGCGTTCCTCGCCGTAACCGGCGGCGAAGCGATGTATGCCGACATGGGGCATTTCGGCCGCTTCCCGATCCGGCTCGCCTGGTTCGCGGTCTGCCTGCCCGCGCTGCTGCTGAATTACTTCGGCCAGGCCGGCCTGCTCGTCTCCGATCCGACCGCGATCGATAATCCGTTCTTCCAGCTTGCACCCGAATGGCTGCACTACCCGCTGGTCGCGTTCTCGGCGCTCGCCACCGTGATCGCTTCGCAGGCGATCATTTCCGGCGTGTTCTCGCTGACCCAGCAATCGATCCAGCTCGGCTTCCTGCCGCGGATGCTGATCCGGCACACCACGGGGGATGCGATCGGCCAGATCTATGTGCCGCTGGTGAACTGGCTCCTGGCCGCCGCGACCTTGGGCGCCGTGCTGAGCTTCGGCAGCTCGGACGCGCTCGCCGGCGCCTATGGCATCGCGGTGTCGCTATTGATGGCGATTACTACGTTGCTCGCGGCTTTGGTTGCGATCCAGTGGGGCTATTCGCCGTTCATCGTGATCGCGGTCAACGGCTTTTTCTTCGTCATCGACGTGATCTTCTTTGCCGCCAACTCGGTCAAATTGTTCGAGGGCGGCTGGTTTCCGCTGCTGCTCGCAGCCTTCGTCGCGTTCCTGATGCTGACCTGGCGCAGCGGCGTCAGACTGGTCGAGCGGGCCCGCGGCGCCCTGCGTCAGCCGGAAGAGGATTTGATCGAGACCGCCATCAACAAGTGTCATGCGAGACTGTCGGGGACCGCCGTGTTCCTGGCGTCGTCGCCCAAGGGCGTGCCGCTGGCGCTGACGCAATTCGTCAAGCACAACCACGTGCTGCACCAGCGCGTGGTGCTGGTCACGGTGCTGATCGAGGAATCCCCGCGCATCTCCGATGAGGAGCGCGCCGAGGTGATCGAGGTGATCCCGGGCATTACGCGGGTCATCCTGCATTACGGCTTCATGCAGTACCCGACCATCTATGATGGGCTGATCCTGGCCTGCAAACAAGGCAAGCTGCCCGGCATCGATCTCACCGACATCACCTATTACATCGGCCGCGAAACCATCATCCCGCGCGAGGATGTTCCGGGCATGTGGGTATGGCGGGAGTCGGTGTTCGCGTTCCTGCAGCGCAACGCCGAACGCTCGGCGGCGTTCTTCGGCGTGCCGACCAAGCAGGTGGTGGAGTTCGGGACCGAGATCGAGATTTAG
- the coaD gene encoding pantetheine-phosphate adenylyltransferase translates to MPRIALYPGSFDPVTNGHLDVVKHAVLLCDRLIVAIGVHPGKKPLFSTEERLDMVRAVFGPIAKAAGCGFDCTTYDNLTVTAAQKAAATIMIRGLRDGTDLDYEMQIAGMNETMAPEVHTVFVPASVAVRPITATLVRQIAQMGGNVSAFVPSSVAAQLKTKFAS, encoded by the coding sequence ATGCCCCGTATCGCGCTTTATCCCGGCTCCTTTGACCCCGTCACCAACGGCCATCTGGATGTCGTCAAACACGCCGTCTTGCTGTGTGACCGGCTGATCGTCGCCATCGGGGTCCATCCCGGCAAAAAGCCGCTGTTTTCGACGGAAGAGCGCCTGGACATGGTCCGAGCAGTATTCGGTCCGATCGCGAAGGCGGCCGGCTGTGGCTTCGACTGCACCACATATGACAATCTCACGGTCACAGCCGCCCAGAAGGCGGCCGCGACCATCATGATTCGGGGTCTGCGCGACGGCACCGACCTCGACTACGAAATGCAGATCGCGGGCATGAACGAAACCATGGCGCCCGAGGTGCACACCGTGTTTGTTCCGGCCTCGGTCGCCGTCCGCCCGATCACCGCCACACTGGTGCGCCAAATCGCGCAGATGGGCGGCAACGTATCCGCCTTCGTGCCGTCATCGGTCGCTGCTCAGCTCAAGACCAAATTCGCCAGCTAG
- a CDS encoding peptidylprolyl isomerase, protein MIRIFAILAALVCAAPAIAQPLPANLDKANAIVIDTTKGRIVIKLRTDIAPGHAERLKQLAREGYYNNVPFHRVMDGFMAQTGDGQNFNGTGGSKYPNLKAEFSNVPFKRGIVGMARRGDSNDSANSQFFIMFADGSSLNGQYTVIGEVVSGMDVVDKLKKSPPGSSSGQVTDPDKMVKVQVASDIK, encoded by the coding sequence ATGATCCGAATTTTCGCCATTCTCGCTGCGCTGGTTTGCGCGGCCCCCGCGATCGCCCAGCCGTTGCCGGCCAATCTCGACAAGGCGAATGCGATCGTGATCGACACCACCAAAGGCCGCATCGTCATCAAGCTCAGAACCGACATCGCGCCGGGGCATGCCGAGCGGCTCAAGCAGCTTGCGCGCGAGGGCTACTACAACAACGTGCCGTTCCACCGGGTGATGGACGGCTTCATGGCGCAGACTGGCGATGGCCAGAATTTCAACGGCACCGGCGGTTCGAAATATCCGAACCTGAAGGCCGAATTCTCCAACGTGCCGTTCAAGCGCGGCATCGTCGGCATGGCCCGCCGCGGCGACAGCAACGATTCCGCCAACTCGCAGTTCTTCATCATGTTCGCGGACGGCTCCAGCCTGAACGGCCAGTACACTGTGATCGGGGAGGTCGTCTCGGGAATGGATGTGGTCGACAAGCTGAAGAAGTCGCCGCCGGGATCGTCGAGCGGTCAGGTCACCGATCCCGACAAGATGGTGAAGGTGCAAGTCGCATCCGACATCAAGTGA